A region of the Clostridiales bacterium genome:
CGGGCATTGCATATGCAATGCCCGCAAACATTATGTAATGAAATACAAAAAGACTTAACTTTTACAGATTTTTACTTTTTGCCTGTGGAGAATCCGGATCCATTTGCATGAGCTCTATCCTGTTTCCGTCAGGATCTCTGATCCAGCTTTGATAGTTTAAATCCTTTCCCCTTACGGGTTCGGAGTCGATATGCACGCCCTTTGATCTTATACTTTCAACAGTTTTATAAATATCGTCCACTTCCAGGCACATGTGCGAATAGCTCCTATCACCATTTGCCTTTTCTTTATCAGCTTTTGCGTAGAATAATTCTATGAACTGATTTTCTGAAACTTTTAAATACTGTATGAATGGATTCCCCTTTTCGTCCCTTAAATCAAAAGCCTTTTTCAATCCCAGTGCATTGCAGTAAAAATCCATCGATTTATCCATGTCTTTTACTTCAAATGCAAGATGTCCAATACCCTTTATCATATTTTAGACCTCCGATATAAATAATTTTCTTTAATTATAATTATACCACTTCTAACAGGCAGACTTCATCCTGAGATTGACGGTCGCTTCATATAAAAACGCTTCCCCGATTCTGGTTGCATCAGATAAGAAACATGTATCCAAAGTCGAATTGCTCTCGTGTAACAAGTTAAGGAGGTGATAAATAAAATAAATTATGACAAAAGTGAGGAGATTAAAATGAATTATATCGAGAAGTTCAGAAACATTGTCGTTGGGATAGATACAATGGTGCCCATAGCAGGGGGCAGATTTACAAAGGCGATAAACTTTGATAATGCTGCCACAACGCCGCCTTTCACCACTGTACTCCATGAAATCATAAATTTTGCGCCATGGTATTCTTCGGTACACAGGGGAACAGGGTTTAAGTCAATGGTATCTTCGGACGAATTTGAAAGGGCAAGGTCCGTTGTCCTCAAGTTTGTGAATGCCGACTCCGATAGTGATACGGTTATTTTTGTAAAGAATACCACAGAAGCACTTAACAAATTATCATATAGATTGTGTCAGGACGATAGAGAATGCGTGATATTATCAACCGATATGGAACATCATTCCAATGATTTGCCGTGGAGGGGCAAGTTCAAGGTAGATTATATAAATACGGATAGTTTCGGAATGCTGGATATGAATGATCTTGAGAGAAAGCTGAAAAAATACGGGGGCAGAGTAAAGCTGGTTACGGTTGCAGGTGCTTCAAACGTTACAGGTTATATAAATCCAATATATAAAATCGCATCGATCGCCCATCACTACGATGCCCTTTTATGTGTAGATGGTGCGCAGCTGGTACCCCATGTCTCTGTAGATATGCATCCTCGTCATGCCGGTGAGGATATAGACTTTTTGGCTTTTTCAGCCCATAAAATGTATGCTCCTTTCGGCGCAGGGGTGCTTATAGGACCAAAGCATATCTTCCAAAAGGGGGAGCCTGATTATGTGGGAGGCGGAACTGTAAAAGTTGTGACCCACAACACTGTATTATGGGATGATCCGCCTCACAATGAGGAGGCCGGTACGCCGAACTTAATGGGTATAGTAGCGCTTTGCGAAGCGATAAAGACTTTGAATATGATAGGCATGGACAGAATACACGAATATGAAACATCAATCACCCGTTACACACTTGAAAGGTTGAAAGTTATTCCAGGGGTAAAAGTGTACGGGGATATATCGGGCAGATGCAAGAGGGTCGGGGTTATACCATTTAATATAGAAGGAATGCATCACAGCAAGGTTGCAGAAATACTCTCCCATGAAGCCGGAATAGCAGTCAGGGACGGCTGCTTTTGCGCCCAGCCATATGTTCAGAAACTTTTGAATACAAAAGATGAAGAAATACAAAAATATTTAAAGGATCCTGATATGTTAAGAGCAGGGATGGTGAGGATAAGTTTCGGCTTTTACAATAATGTCAGGGAAATAGATGTATTTTTGGATATGCTAAGAAAAATTGTATATAATATGGAATATTATTCAAAAAAATACAAAAGCTAAAAACAGTATTGAAATTTTACTATATGCATGAGTATTAAAATTATAGTATAATGGAGGATAGAAATTATGGATAAAAAGTTAAATCTGCTGATATTCAGCGGGGAATACGATAAAGCTCTTGCAGCGTTTATACTGGCGAATAATGCGGCCGAGCTTGGTGCCAAGGTAACCATGTTTTTCACATTCTGGGGGCTTCTTTTAATGAGGGATCCTGATAAAATGACGCTTAAGGATAAAACAGCTTATGAAAAAATCCTTGAAATTACAGTTCCCAAGGGGCTTGAAGGACTGCCCCTATCCAATATGAATATTGCAGGTTTGGGCAAAAAGATGCTTCTTGGGATGATGAAGGATTCAAAATCTCCTACGCTTAAGGAATTTGTATCAAACGCTAGAGATAAGGGAATAAGATTTTGCGGTTGCCAATTATCTATCGAAGTCATGGGCTTTAAAAAGGAAGAGTTCATACCAGAGCTTGAAATAGTCGATGCAAAGGAGTACTTAAAGGATGCCATGGAGGCAGATATGCAGCTTTTTATATAAATACTGCGGGGGTGTTGTTATTATGAGCGTTGGAACGATACTTATTCTGACGGGTTTTTTTATTATAATATTAGTAAATATAGTCAGCATGAAAAAGAATAAGAGGTATTGACTTGTGTTTAGGGGGGTATCTGATTGAAGGAAGTTAAAGAATGGATAAAGAGCTTTTTATTTGCGCTTGCCATCGTAATACCGATAAGCATATTTTGCAGGCCGACTGTGGTCAGGGGATCGTCCATGCAGCCTACCTTATATGATAGGAATATCGTTGTAACCCAGAAAAACATCGGGAGTTTAAAACATGGTGAAGTCGTTATTTTTGATGCAAGGCCCATCGATGATGAGCTATACATAAAGAGAGTCATAGGACTTCCGGGAGAAACAGTTGAAATAAAAGGCGGTTTTGTCTATGTCAATAATAAAAAGTTGGATGAGCCGTATCTTGAGAGCGACACAAGGACGGATCCGGATATGAAGGTAATCGTCCCCAAGGGGGAAGTCTTCGTGCTCGGGGATAACAGGTTGGTAAGCCAGGACAGCAGGGTGATAGGTACAATACCGATAAAAAAAATCAAAGGGCATGCATACTTCAGGGTTTTTCCATTTAATAAAATGGGAAAGTTTTAAAGAAAAGTATTTTGAACAATGGGGGAGAAAATATGTTGATATTAAAAGCGATAATAATGGGAATCGTAGAGGGCATTACGGAATTTATACCCGTATCTTCAACGGGACATCTCATAATCACGGGAAGCATAATAAATTTTACAGGTGACTTTGCAAAGATGTTTGAGGTTGTGATACAGCTTGGCGCGATACTTGCAGTAATATACTATTATAGAAAAAAGATAGCAGGTTCATTAAAGAATTTGGCTCCCGGCAAATGGGGTTTTAGCATGTGGTCTAAAATTCTGATAGCTTTTATTCCCGCAGCCATAATAGGAATACTTGCCGATAAATACATACAAAAGTATCTGTTTTCACCTTTTACCGTTTCAATTGCGCTTATTGTCGGTGCCATAATGATGCTTTTAGTAGAAGCTGCGTTTTCAAATTATAAGACGAACACCATGGACGGCACGACAACCGGCCAGGCATTTACGATAGGCGTTGCCCAGTGTATGTCTTTGTTTCCGGGCATGTCGAGGTCGGCCTCGACTATAATGGGAGGAATGATGGCAGGCCTTTCAGTAAAGGCTGCCGCCGAATTTTCATTTTTCCTTGCCATGCCTACCATGATAGCGGCAACGGGTTACTCGCTCTTAAAGGGTTTTATGGCAGTTACCGCAATTGAATGGGCGGCACTTGCCGTCGGATTTATAGTATCTTTTATTGTGGCCTTGTTAGTAGTCGATATGTTTTTAACATATCTTTCAAGGCATCCTTTAAAACCCTTTGCGTATTACAGGCTGTTTGCAGGTGTACTGATGCTTGTTCTTGTATTGTGCGGCATCGTAAAATAGGAGCCTATCTTTATAACTCTCATAATCCTCTCCGCTGTTTGCTGAAGATAGGAGCTTCCATTTTTAATTGCTTCGTCAAGGGTCATAGGTTTATCTACAATTGAAAATATGCTGTCGAATCCCTTGTCATAGAGCGTGCGGGCATCCTTACCTATACCGCCTGCTATGGCTATGACGGGGATATTTTTTTCTTTAGCCGTTTTTGCAACACCATAGGGAGTTTTACCAAATGCAGTCTGGAAGTCTATCATTCCCTCTCCTGTTATTACAAGGTCAGCTCCTTTTATTTTTTCTCTTAGATTCGTCGTCTCTATTACAATATCGATTCCATTTTTTAATTTTGCATTCAGGAAGACTAGAAGACCTGCGCCGAGCCCTCCTGCAGCGCCGGAACCGGGTACATTTTTTATATCCTGTTTTAAGTCTTTCTTTATTATATCGGCATAATTTGAAAGGTTGCTGTCCAGGACTTTCACCATATGGTCATCAGCTCCTTTTTGAGGACCAAATACGTATGATGCGCCATCCGGTCCGCACAATGGATTGTTGACATCACATGCTGCTACAAAATTGCATTCCCTTAATCTTTTATCCATACCGCTTGTATCTATCTTTTCAAGTCTGCCCAAGGCCCCGCCCCCAAGACATATATCTTTCCCGTCTTTATCTTCAAACTTTGCACCAAGTGCTTTAGCCATGCCTTCGCCGCCATCGTTTGTTGCGCTGCCGCCGATGCCTATAATGAAGTTTCTGCATCCTCTGTTTATAGCATGCATTATAAGCTCCCCCGTTCCATATGTAGTTGTCTTTAGCGGGTTCCTTTTATCTTCCGGTACCAGAGGAAGGCCTGATGCAGCCGCCATTTCGATTACGGCTGTTTTCCCATCGCCAAGTATGCCGTAAAAGGCCTCCACATCATTGAAAAGCGGGCCCTTTACATTTGCTTTTATGATTTTTCCACCCGTGGCATCTGCCAGCGATTGTACGGTGCCTTCACCGCCATCAGCCATTGGTATCTTTGTTATTTCTGCGTCGGGGAAAACCTTTCTTATCCCTATTTCTATGTTGTCCCCAACCTCTTTGGCAGTTAAACTTCCCTTGTATGAATCCGGAGCTACTACAATTTTCATATGAAAACCCCCAATCAAATTTAATACCTATATAAAATATAATCTGTATTTATAATGATGTAAATGCCAAAATATATAAAAAATAATAAGAACTTTTAGGCTTATGATATAACCGCAAGATAGCCACTGAAATGATATTATTAAAATATAAAATATGCGCATGAACGTTTTCGGTGCAATTGAAGGCAAATATACTTTCAATTCGTAATTTGAAATCAGGCATAAATAGGATAAGCTCAAATTACAAATCGAAAGAATCGAAGATAAATGTATCAAAAGCTGTGAAAAAGGTAGTAAAATAGTATTAGAATTTCAGAAGGGGGAAGGGGTTAATATATATGGAGTACTTAATAGGTATAGATATAGGCACATCAGGAACTAAAACGGTCATATTCAATAGACTTGGAGAAACAATAGCATCGCATACTGTTGAATATGAGCTTTTTCAGCCCGAAATAGGCTGGGCTGAGCAGCGTCCTGAGGATTGGTGGAATGCCGTATGTAAAACCATAAAGGCAAGCATTGAAAAAGCAAAAATTTCTCCGGAGGATATCAAGGGCATCGGACTTTCAGGGCAGATGCATGGTTTGGTATTACTGGACAGGAATAACAATGTTATAAGGCCGGCACTTTTATGGTGTGATTTAAGAACCGCAAAAGAGTGTGATGAAATAATGGACGGGGTGGGCCGCAGCAGGATTCTTGATATAACAGGCAACCCCGTGTTGCCGGCATTTACAGCTCCCAAAATACAATGGGTGAAAAACCATGAAAAGGAGAATTTCAATAAAATAAATAAGGTGCTTCTTCCGAAAGACTACATAAAATTCATGCTAACAGGTGAGTATTGCTCCGAATATTCTGATGCGAGCGGAACATCCATGCTTGATATCAAAAAAAGGGAATGGAGCTTGGAAATACTGGATTTCTTGGGCCTCAGAATAAATCAACTTCCAAGCCTTAAAG
Encoded here:
- a CDS encoding VOC family protein: MIKGIGHLAFEVKDMDKSMDFYCNALGLKKAFDLRDEKGNPFIQYLKVSENQFIELFYAKADKEKANGDRSYSHMCLEVDDIYKTVESIRSKGVHIDSEPVRGKDLNYQSWIRDPDGNRIELMQMDPDSPQAKSKNL
- a CDS encoding aminotransferase class V-fold PLP-dependent enzyme; the encoded protein is MNYIEKFRNIVVGIDTMVPIAGGRFTKAINFDNAATTPPFTTVLHEIINFAPWYSSVHRGTGFKSMVSSDEFERARSVVLKFVNADSDSDTVIFVKNTTEALNKLSYRLCQDDRECVILSTDMEHHSNDLPWRGKFKVDYINTDSFGMLDMNDLERKLKKYGGRVKLVTVAGASNVTGYINPIYKIASIAHHYDALLCVDGAQLVPHVSVDMHPRHAGEDIDFLAFSAHKMYAPFGAGVLIGPKHIFQKGEPDYVGGGTVKVVTHNTVLWDDPPHNEEAGTPNLMGIVALCEAIKTLNMIGMDRIHEYETSITRYTLERLKVIPGVKVYGDISGRCKRVGVIPFNIEGMHHSKVAEILSHEAGIAVRDGCFCAQPYVQKLLNTKDEEIQKYLKDPDMLRAGMVRISFGFYNNVREIDVFLDMLRKIVYNMEYYSKKYKS
- a CDS encoding DsrE/DsrF/DrsH-like family protein, with protein sequence MDKKLNLLIFSGEYDKALAAFILANNAAELGAKVTMFFTFWGLLLMRDPDKMTLKDKTAYEKILEITVPKGLEGLPLSNMNIAGLGKKMLLGMMKDSKSPTLKEFVSNARDKGIRFCGCQLSIEVMGFKKEEFIPELEIVDAKEYLKDAMEADMQLFI
- the lepB gene encoding signal peptidase I, with the protein product MKEVKEWIKSFLFALAIVIPISIFCRPTVVRGSSMQPTLYDRNIVVTQKNIGSLKHGEVVIFDARPIDDELYIKRVIGLPGETVEIKGGFVYVNNKKLDEPYLESDTRTDPDMKVIVPKGEVFVLGDNRLVSQDSRVIGTIPIKKIKGHAYFRVFPFNKMGKF
- a CDS encoding undecaprenyl-diphosphate phosphatase, with translation MLILKAIIMGIVEGITEFIPVSSTGHLIITGSIINFTGDFAKMFEVVIQLGAILAVIYYYRKKIAGSLKNLAPGKWGFSMWSKILIAFIPAAIIGILADKYIQKYLFSPFTVSIALIVGAIMMLLVEAAFSNYKTNTMDGTTTGQAFTIGVAQCMSLFPGMSRSASTIMGGMMAGLSVKAAAEFSFFLAMPTMIAATGYSLLKGFMAVTAIEWAALAVGFIVSFIVALLVVDMFLTYLSRHPLKPFAYYRLFAGVLMLVLVLCGIVK
- a CDS encoding glycerate kinase, whose protein sequence is MKIVVAPDSYKGSLTAKEVGDNIEIGIRKVFPDAEITKIPMADGGEGTVQSLADATGGKIIKANVKGPLFNDVEAFYGILGDGKTAVIEMAAASGLPLVPEDKRNPLKTTTYGTGELIMHAINRGCRNFIIGIGGSATNDGGEGMAKALGAKFEDKDGKDICLGGGALGRLEKIDTSGMDKRLRECNFVAACDVNNPLCGPDGASYVFGPQKGADDHMVKVLDSNLSNYADIIKKDLKQDIKNVPGSGAAGGLGAGLLVFLNAKLKNGIDIVIETTNLREKIKGADLVITGEGMIDFQTAFGKTPYGVAKTAKEKNIPVIAIAGGIGKDARTLYDKGFDSIFSIVDKPMTLDEAIKNGSSYLQQTAERIMRVIKIGSYFTMPHNTRTSISTPANSL